The following coding sequences lie in one Saimiri boliviensis isolate mSaiBol1 chromosome 6, mSaiBol1.pri, whole genome shotgun sequence genomic window:
- the HBE1 gene encoding hemoglobin subunit epsilon, translated as MVHFTAEEKAAITSLWSKMNVEEAGGEALGRLLVVYPWTQRFFDNFGNLSSPSAILGNPKVKAHGKKVLTSFGDAIKNMDNLKTTFAKLSELHCDKLHVDPENFRLLGNVMVIILATHFGKEFTPEVQAAWQKLVSAVAIALGHKYH; from the exons ATGGTGCATTTTACTGCTGAGGAGAAGGCTGCCATCACTAGCCTGTGGAGCAAGATGAATGTGGAAGAGGCTGGAGGTGAAGCCTTGGGCAG ACTCCTCGTTGTTTACCCCTGGACCCAGAGATTTTTCGACAACTTTGGAAACCTATCCTCTCCCTCTGCCATCCTGGGCAACCCCAAGGTCAAGGCCCATGGCAAGAAGGTGCTGACTTCCTTTGGAGATGCTATTAAAAACATGGACAACCTCAAGACCACCTTTGCTAAGCTAAGTGAGCTGCACTGTGACAAGCTGCATGTGGATCCTGAGAACTTCAGG CTCCTGGGTAACGTGATGGTGATTATTCTGGCTACTCACTTTGGCAAGGAGTTCACTCCTGAGGTGCAGGCTGCCTGGCAGAAGCTGGTGTCTGCTGTGGCCATTGCCCTGGGCCACAAGTACCACTGA